AGGGACCCGCCGCGCCCGAAGACGTCCAGCAGCGGCAGCTCCAGCTTCATCTCCGGGGTCGGCACGCCGACCAGGACGACGGTGCCGGCGAGGTCGCGGGCGTAGAAGGCCTGCTTGTACGTCTCCGGGCGGCCGACCGCCTCGATCACGACGTCGGCGCCGAAACCGCCGGTCAGCTCGCGGATCGCCTCGACGGGATCGGTCTCGCGCGAGTTGACCGTGTGCGTGGCGCCCATGGAGCGGGCCTTCTCCAGTTTCCGGTCGTCGATGTCCACCGCGATGACCTTCGCCGCGCCGGCCAGGTTCGAGCCCGCGATGGCCGCGTCACCGACCCCTCCGCAGCCGATCACGGCCACGCTGTCGCCGCGGCCGACGTTGCCGGTGTTGATCGCCGCGCCGATGCCGGCCATCACGCCGCAGCCCAGCAGTCCGGCCACTGCCGGGGCTACCGCCGGGTCGACCTTGGTGCACTGTCCCGCCGCGACCAGCGTCTTCTCGGCGAAGGCGCCGATGCCGAGCGCCGGGGAGAGTTCCTGGCCGGTGGCGGCGAGGGTCATCTTCTGGCCGGCGTTGTGGGTGGCGAAGCAGTACCAGGGCCGGCCGCGCAGACAGGCACGGCAGTTCCCGCACACGGCACGCCAGTTGAGGATCACGAAGTCGCCGGGGGCGACGTCCGTGACGCCGTCACCGACGGACTCCACCACGCCCGCCGCCTCATGGCCGAGCAGGAACGGGAAGTCGTCGCTGATGCCGCCCTGCCTGTAGTGGAGGTCGGTGTGACAGACCCCGCAGGCCT
The DNA window shown above is from Streptomyces chartreusis and carries:
- a CDS encoding S-(hydroxymethyl)mycothiol dehydrogenase; the encoded protein is MAQEVRGVIAPGKDEAVRVETIVVPDPGPGEAVVRVQACGVCHTDLHYRQGGISDDFPFLLGHEAAGVVESVGDGVTDVAPGDFVILNWRAVCGNCRACLRGRPWYCFATHNAGQKMTLAATGQELSPALGIGAFAEKTLVAAGQCTKVDPAVAPAVAGLLGCGVMAGIGAAINTGNVGRGDSVAVIGCGGVGDAAIAGSNLAGAAKVIAVDIDDRKLEKARSMGATHTVNSRETDPVEAIRELTGGFGADVVIEAVGRPETYKQAFYARDLAGTVVLVGVPTPEMKLELPLLDVFGRGGSLKSSWYGDCLPSRDFPMLIDLHLQGRLDLGAFVTETIELTDVEKAFERMHQGDVLRSVVVF